From Mytilus edulis chromosome 8, xbMytEdul2.2, whole genome shotgun sequence, one genomic window encodes:
- the LOC139484156 gene encoding ras guanine nucleotide exchange factor O-like yields MAQSADSTCLCEICIGGPGEYYCQQCDQLFCGNCKLSHLRAKISKNHTFFSGQNINKEEKRLCIEHEERFLFYCHDCDTPVCSSCSVQTHKGHLMNDLTKSAVKLKFELIKIIESTITTSTSCIGTIEEDTKNYHQKTKAVNKTITEEGNYYKELIDKKVHSFVKLVQDETQKALGSMSTATKVYLDILEHCQQWQKKITEMETKSDVLLFKKLKHLKTDVDQIVLKQSLDTPRPSVSYTNKELSDTDIDTLFGELTFQ; encoded by the coding sequence atggcacaaTCGGCTGATTCGACCTGTTTGTGTGAAATCTGCATTGGCGGACCGGGTGAATATTACTGTCAGCAGTGTGATCAGTTATTTTGCGGAAATTGTAAGTTATCACATTTACGAGCAAAGATAAGTAAAAATCATACGTTTTTTAGTGGACAAAATATCAACAAGGAAGAAAAACGGCTTTGTATAGAACACGAAGAACGTTTCTTATTCTACTGTCATGATTGTGATACTCCTGTCTGTAGCTCGTGTTCCGTACAGACACATAAAGGTCATTTGATGAACGATCTTACTAAATCTGCTGTAAAACTAAAATTTGAATTGATCAAGATCATTGAATCAACGATAACAACATCCACTTCATGCATAGGCACAATTGAGGAAGACACAAAAAATTACCATCAGAAAACCAAAGCAGTCAACAAAACCATTACTGAGGAAGGGAATTACTATAAGGAATTGATTGATAAAAAAGTACATAGTTTTGTTAAGCTAGTGCAAGATGAGACACAGAAGGCATTAGGAAGTATGTCTACAGCTACTAAAGTGTACCTTGACATTTTAGAACACTGTCAACAATGGCAAAAGAAAATTACAGAAATGGAAACAAAGTCAGATGTACTATTGTTTAAGAAGCTGAAACACCTCAAAACTGATGTTGACCAGATAGTGTTAAAGCAGTCGCTCGATACGCCCAGACCTTCTGTGTCATACACTAACAAAGAGCTTTCAGACACAGACATAGACACCTTATTCGGAGAGTTAACATTTCAGTAA
- the LOC139484157 gene encoding uncharacterized protein MCAP_0864-like translates to MAQSADSTCLCEICIGGPGEYYCQQCDQLFCGNCKLSHLRAKISKNHTFFSGQNINKEEKRLCIEHEERFLFYCHDCDTPVCSSCSVQTHKGHLMNDLTKSAVKLKFELIKIIESTITTSTSCIGTIEEDTKNYHQKTKAVNKTITEEGNYYKELIDKKVHSFVKLVQDETQKALGSMSTATKVYLDILEHCQQWQKKITEMETKSDVLLFKKLKHLKTDVDQIVLKQSLDTPRPSVSYTNKELSDTDIDTLFGELTFQEQDDIKREGKSNLKLKNENNSLRDEVIEMANKHATEIREHINVVKQYKNKIVHYKEEKDQANKKVDKFQRDLKDAKDRLKDQEAISNKQMAVYEANIRDLRKQLSETESTRWENARYMTDDYQKEELVNKNGEIADLTKKIYSMEEELGLLSETKRLLEVKNEDLEKKLKEAVEQHFSLEESSRRTNVCPTCEAKKQLLNRYKAERDMLREDKNRLEKHLAHLAGERNDLTRQLQKTQMENNEFIELVKSLKTQ, encoded by the exons atggcacaaTCGGCTGATTCGACCTGTTTGTGTGAAATCTGCATTGGCGGACCGGGTGAATATTACTGTCAGCAGTGTGATCAGTTATTTTGCGGAAATTGTAAGTTATCACATTTACGAGCAAAGATAAGTAAAAATCATACGTTTTTTAGTGGACAAAATATCAACAAGGAAGAAAAACGGCTTTGTATAGAACACGAAGAACGTTTCTTATTCTACTGTCATGATTGTGATACTCCTGTCTGTAGCTCGTGTTCCGTACAGACACATAAAGGTCATTTGATGAACGATCTTACTAAATCTGCTGTAAAACTAAAATTTGAATTGATCAAGATCATTGAATCAACGATAACAACATCCACTTCATGCATAGGCACAATTGAGGAAGACACAAAAAATTACCATCAGAAAACCAAAGCAGTCAACAAAACCATTACTGAGGAAGGGAATTACTATAAGGAATTGATTGATAAAAAAGTACATAGTTTTGTTAAGCTAGTGCAAGATGAGACACAGAAGGCATTAGGAAGTATGTCTACAGCTACTAAAGTGTACCTTGACATTTTAGAACACTGTCAACAATGGCAAAAGAAAATTACAGAAATGGAAACAAAGTCAGATGTACTATTGTTTAAGAAGCTGAAACACCTCAAAACTGATGTTGACCAGATAGTGTTAAAGCAGTCGCTCGATACGCCCAGACCTTCTGTGTCATACACTAACAAAGAGCTTTCAGACACAGACATAGACACCTTATTCGGAGAGTTAACATTTCA GGAACAAGATGACATCAAGCGAGAGGGAAAATCAAATCTTAAACTGAAAAACGAAAACAACAGCTTACGTGATGAAGTGATTGAGATGGCAAATAA GCATGCCACAGAAATAAGAGAACATATAAATGTGGTAAAACAGTACaagaataaaattgttcattataaAGAAGAAAAAGATCAAGCAAACAAAAAAGTAGATAAATTTCAACGCGACTTAAAGGATGCAAAAGACAGGTTGAAAGATCAAGAAGCAATATCTAATAAACAGATGGCTGTTTATGAAGCTAATATAAGAGATCTTCGGAAACAACTCTCTGAGACAGAAAGCACAAGGTGGGAAAATGCAAG GTACATGACTGATGACTATCAAAAAGAGGAATTGGTCAATAAAAATGGCGAAATAGCAGACTTGACAAAAAAGATATATTCCATGGAAGAAGA ATTAGGTTTATTAAGTGAAACCAAAAGATTACTGGAAGTAAAAAATGAAGATCTGGAGAAAAAGCTGAAAGAGGCTGTTGAACAACATTTTTCATTAGAGGAAAG TAGCCGGAGGACAAATGTGTGTCCTACTTGTGAAGCAAAGAAACAGCTTTTGAACCGATATAAAGCAGAAAGAGACATGTTACGAGAAGACAAGAACAGATTGGAAAAACATCTTGCACA TCTAGCAGGAGAGAGGAATGATCTTACTCGTCAACTACAGAAGACACAAATGGAAAATAACGAATTTATAGAACTAGTGAAAAGTTTGAAAACACAGTAA